A region of Plantactinospora sp. BC1 DNA encodes the following proteins:
- a CDS encoding SigE family RNA polymerase sigma factor, with translation MTFEEFVTTRGASLVRLARLLSGDRHRAEDLVQDVLARAYVRWRRISATGRPEAYVRQMLVNANRSWWRLGRNRELPYAAPTRPEVVGGEDSMVVERDHLWQMVLTLPYRQRAVLVLRYYEDLDDSAIAEILDCSLPTVRTHAMRALGKLRDLRARELANEFGGTR, from the coding sequence GTGACGTTCGAGGAGTTCGTGACGACGAGAGGTGCCAGCCTGGTCCGGCTTGCCCGGCTGCTCTCCGGTGATCGGCACCGGGCCGAGGACCTGGTCCAGGATGTCCTGGCCCGGGCGTACGTCCGCTGGCGGCGGATCTCCGCGACCGGTCGCCCGGAGGCGTACGTACGACAGATGCTGGTCAACGCGAACCGGTCGTGGTGGCGGCTGGGTAGGAACCGGGAGCTGCCGTACGCCGCCCCGACCCGTCCGGAGGTGGTCGGTGGTGAGGATTCCATGGTGGTCGAACGGGATCACCTGTGGCAGATGGTCTTGACCCTGCCCTATCGGCAACGGGCCGTACTGGTACTGCGGTACTACGAGGATCTTGACGACAGCGCGATCGCGGAGATTCTCGACTGCTCCCTTCCCACGGTCCGTACCCACGCGATGCGGGCACTCGGCAAGCTCCGTGACCTGAGGGCGCGGGAGTTGGCCAACGAGTTCGGAGGGACACGATGA
- a CDS encoding tetratricopeptide repeat protein, translating into MISDATLVRIGEAVALHHHQGQREAARDLFVQIWDEIGGEQGDPLHVCVLAHSMADVQDDVRQELVWDQRALAAADLLTEDRVTAAGVPLPVAGLYPSLHLNLGECYRRLGDLDRAREHLEHARAGIGALGDDEYGRLIKDGMERLAQQLSAA; encoded by the coding sequence ATGATCAGCGATGCGACACTCGTCCGGATCGGCGAAGCGGTGGCGTTGCACCACCATCAGGGCCAGCGCGAGGCGGCCCGCGACCTGTTCGTGCAGATCTGGGACGAGATCGGTGGGGAACAAGGCGATCCACTGCACGTCTGCGTCCTCGCCCACTCGATGGCCGATGTCCAGGACGACGTCCGGCAGGAGTTGGTCTGGGACCAGCGCGCGCTGGCAGCGGCCGACCTGCTCACCGAGGACCGGGTGACGGCGGCGGGGGTGCCGCTGCCGGTGGCCGGCCTGTATCCGTCGTTGCACCTCAACCTCGGTGAGTGCTACCGCAGGCTCGGCGATCTCGACCGGGCCCGCGAGCACCTTGAGCATGCGCGGGCGGGGATCGGCGCGCTCGGCGACGACGAGTACGGGCGGCTGATCAAGGACGGAATGGAGCGGCTGGCCCAGCAGCTCTCCGCCGCGTAG
- a CDS encoding NADP-dependent oxidoreductase, whose product MRAITVRDRDAGVSGLTLTDMPYPHAAENDVIVRVHAAGFTPGELDWPATWTDRAGRDRTPSIPGHELSGTVVELGYGTTGLSVGQRVFGLTDWARNGSLAEYVAVEARNLAPLAADIDHTVAAALPISGLTAWQGLFEHGQLRTGQTVLIHGAAGGVGSIAVQLAREVGAHVVGTGRADDREVALGLGAQTFLDLDADDLRQAGEVDVVFDVIGGEILQRSTALVRPGGVVVSVAMPPTVQPRDGRAIFFVVEPDRAQLIDLAQRLRAGRLNPIVGAVRPLSETASAFARHRRTPGKTIIRVAEEEEAQH is encoded by the coding sequence ATGCGAGCGATCACCGTACGAGACCGTGACGCGGGTGTCAGCGGCCTCACCCTGACCGACATGCCCTACCCGCACGCCGCGGAGAACGACGTCATCGTGCGGGTACACGCCGCCGGCTTCACGCCCGGCGAACTCGACTGGCCGGCGACCTGGACCGATCGGGCCGGCCGCGACCGGACGCCGAGCATCCCCGGGCACGAACTCTCCGGAACGGTGGTCGAACTCGGCTACGGGACCACCGGCCTCAGCGTGGGCCAGCGGGTCTTCGGGCTGACCGACTGGGCCCGGAACGGATCGCTGGCCGAGTACGTCGCGGTGGAGGCGCGCAACCTCGCCCCGCTCGCGGCCGACATCGACCACACCGTCGCCGCCGCGCTGCCCATCTCCGGACTGACCGCCTGGCAGGGACTCTTCGAGCACGGACAGCTCAGGACGGGACAGACCGTCCTCATCCACGGCGCTGCGGGTGGCGTCGGCTCGATCGCCGTGCAACTCGCCCGGGAGGTGGGCGCGCACGTCGTCGGTACCGGTCGAGCCGACGATCGTGAGGTCGCGCTCGGCCTCGGCGCGCAGACCTTCCTCGACCTGGACGCCGACGACCTTCGGCAGGCCGGCGAGGTGGACGTGGTGTTCGACGTCATCGGCGGCGAGATTCTCCAGCGATCGACCGCACTGGTCCGCCCGGGCGGCGTCGTCGTCAGTGTCGCCATGCCGCCGACCGTGCAGCCCAGGGACGGGCGAGCGATCTTCTTCGTCGTCGAACCCGATCGCGCCCAACTGATCGATCTCGCCCAGCGCCTCCGGGCCGGACGGCTCAACCCCATCGTCGGTGCCGTGCGACCGCTCTCCGAGACGGCGTCCGCCTTCGCCCGCCACCGCCGTACGCCGGGCAAGACGATCATCCGGGTCGCTGAGGAAGAGGAAGCGCAGCACTGA
- a CDS encoding HD domain-containing protein has protein sequence MPEVIAGLEIPETAAVAEATRRIQQTTSPLIYHHSRRVFLFSQIHADRLGVKPDPELLYLAAIFHDSGLLTPFSDVEQRFEVDGADHARKFLLERGFPAAAAETVWTAIALHTTPGIPERMSPEIATTQFGVLTDVLGFGLDGIARDQLDEILAVHPRGDFKHEFLRTYADGLRNRPETTNGTVNSDVLEHFVPGFQRTTMVERVLGSAWPS, from the coding sequence ATGCCAGAGGTAATCGCGGGACTGGAGATTCCCGAGACGGCGGCTGTCGCCGAGGCGACCAGGCGCATCCAGCAGACGACCAGCCCGCTCATCTACCACCACTCCCGGCGGGTCTTCCTCTTCAGCCAGATCCACGCCGACCGGCTCGGCGTGAAGCCGGACCCGGAACTGCTCTACCTGGCGGCCATTTTCCACGACAGCGGCCTGCTGACCCCCTTTTCCGACGTCGAGCAGCGCTTCGAGGTCGACGGCGCCGACCATGCGCGCAAATTCCTCCTGGAACGGGGATTCCCGGCGGCCGCCGCCGAGACCGTCTGGACGGCGATCGCGCTGCACACCACTCCGGGCATCCCCGAGCGGATGTCCCCGGAGATCGCCACCACGCAATTCGGCGTCCTGACCGACGTTCTCGGGTTCGGGCTGGACGGAATAGCACGCGATCAGCTGGACGAAATCCTCGCCGTACACCCGCGAGGGGACTTCAAGCACGAGTTCCTGCGCACGTACGCCGACGGGCTCAGGAATCGTCCCGAAACCACGAACGGCACCGTGAACTCCGACGTACTCGAGCACTTCGTCCCCGGCTTCCAGCGCACGACAATGGTCGAGCGCGTCCTCGGCTCGGCCTGGCCGAGCTGA
- a CDS encoding glycoside hydrolase family 3 C-terminal domain-containing protein yields the protein MRARAWTATAVAVVLVSGGGCATGPEAAVPTGTSGDGSAIYLDRSYSARERAVDLVSRMTLAEKAAQMVSSQSAALPRLGIAAYGWWNEAGHGVAREGTLHNANPPILVNTTSYPVDLSLGATWNPDLVHREATLISDEAREVVRDNRLDLNFYSPTVNLARDPRWGRNDEAFSEDPLLTAALAAQFVNGMEGKDRSGRMLPESGGYLKTSTTLKHYAANNSEFDRLRGTANMDDRTLREYYTAQFREVVERSSPASIMTSYNRLNGVPTSASGYLMDELARQTFGFDGFFTSDCDSIREIQHGHRWQPPGHPAPLDHIERHAWANAAGEDLNCQQGYHDEWSYANTIPEAIARGVDTPYGRYTEEHVDASLVRLLTTRIRLGEFDRPEDVPWVTAARSRVAPGTWTNSDANGAVTQTPARLATAREVAAESIVLLKNQAPRTRPTRAGRAALLPLRVPASGPYRVAVLGYYANPPTMYLGGYSSIQASAGQANEVNGYQGLRAAIQRINPGAVVDHLPGVTPGSLAEVDPASVAAVADYDAVIVYAGTDDRHSREDVDRSTLALPGAQASLISQVAARNPNTVVYLETVGQVDVAGFEAAVPAILWSSHNGQRKGEALADVLLGARNPSGHLPFTWYRDAGQLPPIDDYAIRGGDGRPGRTYMYFDGEVSYPFGHGLGYSGFGYSKLRVDRRTAHADDTVRVGVDVTNTGRVPGAEVVQLYVSTPGAPAGLERPAKRLAGFEKVSLRPGQTRRVEFRVPVADLAFFDERAGRYVVDPGAYAFQVGRSSADADRRLRAVVSVRGALRPALSVVTATAPTLVSPGTVLAPKLTIAMTDDTRYGHRAEGASTPLPAGATVRYRSNRPQVVSVDRSGGIRAEATGVATITATVSYRGVSRSTEFVVGVR from the coding sequence ATGCGAGCGCGTGCCTGGACGGCGACGGCGGTCGCCGTCGTACTGGTCAGCGGCGGCGGATGTGCGACGGGGCCGGAGGCGGCGGTCCCCACCGGGACCAGCGGCGACGGCAGCGCCATCTACCTGGACCGGTCCTACTCGGCACGGGAACGGGCGGTCGACCTGGTCTCCCGGATGACCCTCGCCGAGAAGGCCGCCCAGATGGTCAGCAGCCAGTCCGCGGCGCTGCCCCGGCTCGGCATCGCCGCCTACGGCTGGTGGAACGAGGCCGGGCACGGGGTCGCCCGGGAGGGCACCCTGCACAACGCCAACCCGCCGATCCTGGTCAACACCACCTCGTACCCGGTCGACCTGTCCCTCGGCGCCACCTGGAACCCCGACCTGGTCCACCGGGAGGCCACCCTGATCTCGGACGAGGCCCGGGAGGTGGTCCGGGACAACCGGCTGGACCTGAACTTCTACTCCCCCACCGTCAACCTGGCCCGCGATCCGCGCTGGGGCCGCAACGACGAGGCGTTCAGCGAGGACCCGCTGCTCACCGCCGCCCTCGCCGCGCAGTTCGTGAACGGGATGGAGGGCAAGGACCGGTCCGGCCGGATGCTGCCGGAGAGCGGCGGATATCTGAAGACCAGCACCACGCTCAAGCACTACGCCGCCAACAACAGCGAGTTCGACCGGCTGCGCGGCACCGCGAACATGGACGACCGGACGCTGCGGGAGTATTACACCGCGCAGTTCCGGGAGGTGGTCGAGCGCAGCTCACCGGCGTCCATCATGACCTCGTACAACCGGCTCAACGGGGTACCGACCTCGGCCAGCGGCTATCTGATGGACGAGCTGGCCCGGCAGACCTTCGGGTTCGACGGCTTCTTCACCTCGGACTGCGACTCGATCCGGGAGATCCAGCACGGCCACCGCTGGCAGCCGCCGGGCCACCCGGCCCCGCTGGACCACATCGAACGGCACGCCTGGGCCAACGCGGCCGGTGAGGACTTGAACTGCCAGCAGGGCTACCACGACGAGTGGAGCTACGCCAACACCATCCCGGAGGCGATCGCCCGGGGCGTCGACACCCCCTACGGGCGCTACACCGAGGAGCACGTGGACGCCTCGCTGGTCCGGCTGCTGACCACCCGGATCCGGCTCGGCGAGTTCGACCGGCCCGAGGACGTACCGTGGGTGACCGCCGCCCGGTCCCGGGTCGCGCCGGGGACTTGGACCAACTCGGACGCCAACGGCGCGGTCACCCAGACCCCGGCCCGGCTGGCGACGGCCCGCGAGGTCGCCGCCGAGAGCATCGTGCTGCTGAAGAACCAGGCCCCGAGGACCCGGCCGACACGTGCCGGCCGGGCCGCGCTGCTGCCGCTGCGGGTACCGGCGTCCGGGCCGTACCGGGTGGCGGTGCTCGGCTACTACGCCAACCCGCCGACGATGTACCTCGGCGGCTACTCCAGCATCCAGGCCAGCGCCGGGCAGGCCAACGAGGTCAACGGTTACCAGGGGCTCAGGGCGGCGATCCAGCGGATCAACCCCGGCGCGGTCGTCGACCACCTGCCCGGGGTCACCCCGGGCAGCCTGGCCGAGGTGGACCCGGCCTCGGTGGCGGCCGTCGCCGACTACGACGCGGTGATCGTGTACGCCGGCACCGACGATCGGCACTCCCGGGAGGACGTCGACCGGTCCACACTGGCGTTGCCGGGCGCGCAGGCGTCGCTGATCAGTCAGGTGGCGGCCCGCAACCCGAACACCGTGGTCTATCTGGAGACCGTCGGCCAGGTCGACGTGGCCGGTTTCGAGGCGGCCGTGCCGGCGATCCTGTGGAGTTCGCACAACGGGCAGCGAAAGGGCGAGGCGCTGGCCGACGTACTGCTCGGGGCCCGCAACCCGAGCGGGCACCTGCCGTTCACCTGGTACCGGGACGCCGGGCAGCTCCCGCCGATCGACGACTACGCGATCCGCGGCGGCGACGGGCGCCCCGGGCGGACGTACATGTACTTCGACGGCGAGGTGTCGTACCCGTTCGGCCACGGCCTCGGCTACAGCGGCTTCGGCTACTCGAAGCTGCGGGTGGACCGCCGGACGGCGCACGCCGACGACACCGTCCGGGTCGGCGTGGACGTCACCAACACCGGTCGGGTGCCGGGTGCCGAGGTGGTGCAGCTCTACGTCTCCACCCCGGGTGCCCCGGCCGGCCTGGAACGCCCGGCCAAGCGGCTGGCCGGCTTCGAGAAGGTCTCGCTGCGCCCGGGGCAGACCAGGCGGGTGGAGTTCCGGGTACCCGTCGCCGACCTCGCCTTCTTCGACGAGCGTGCCGGCCGGTACGTCGTCGACCCGGGGGCGTACGCGTTCCAGGTCGGACGCTCCAGTGCGGACGCCGACCGTCGGCTGCGGGCGGTGGTGAGCGTCCGAGGGGCGTTGCGCCCGGCGTTGTCGGTCGTCACCGCGACCGCGCCGACGCTGGTCTCCCCGGGCACCGTCCTCGCCCCGAAGTTGACGATCGCGATGACCGACGACACCCGGTACGGCCACCGCGCCGAGGGTGCCAGCACGCCGCTGCCGGCCGGCGCGACCGTGCGGTACCGCAGCAACCGCCCGCAGGTGGTCTCGGTCGACCGGTCGGGCGGCATCCGGGCCGAGGCGACCGGGGTCGCCACGATCACCGCCACCGTCAGCTATCGCGGCGTCAGCCGGTCCACCGAGTTCGTCGTCGGGGTGCGATAG
- a CDS encoding SRPBCC family protein → MVDIVDEINATHRTVGRAATPVGEARTVLLRRTYDTSMDDLWDAVTNPERLPRWFAPVTGEFKLGGRYQVEGNAGGEIIRCEPPRLFRLTWVFGEPAEDGFSEVEVRLSPGDGAERVVFELEHIAVTDPERWTEYGPGAVGVGWDLALLGLGLYLGGQAITDPNAWGESREAREFMTLSSNAWGAANVAGGEHPDAVATMVANTTQFYAPDPPAGPSAP, encoded by the coding sequence ATGGTGGACATCGTCGACGAGATCAACGCGACCCATCGGACGGTCGGTCGGGCCGCGACGCCGGTCGGCGAGGCCCGGACCGTCCTGCTGCGCAGGACCTACGACACGTCGATGGACGACCTCTGGGACGCGGTCACCAACCCCGAACGGCTGCCCCGGTGGTTCGCACCGGTCACCGGGGAGTTCAAGCTCGGCGGCCGCTACCAGGTCGAGGGGAACGCCGGCGGCGAGATCATCCGCTGTGAGCCGCCCCGCCTGTTCAGGCTGACCTGGGTCTTCGGCGAGCCGGCCGAGGACGGGTTCAGCGAGGTCGAGGTACGGCTCTCCCCCGGCGACGGCGCCGAGCGGGTCGTATTCGAACTCGAACACATCGCGGTGACCGACCCGGAGCGGTGGACCGAGTACGGTCCCGGCGCGGTCGGCGTCGGCTGGGACCTCGCCCTGCTCGGCCTCGGCCTCTACCTGGGCGGTCAGGCCATCACCGACCCCAACGCCTGGGGCGAGTCCCGGGAGGCCCGCGAGTTCATGACGCTGAGCAGCAACGCCTGGGGTGCGGCCAACGTGGCCGGCGGCGAGCACCCGGACGCGGTGGCGACGATGGTCGCCAACACCACGCAGTTCTACGCCCCGGACCCGCCCGCCGGGCCGAGCGCCCCCTGA
- a CDS encoding SDR family oxidoreductase encodes MISNGLRVVVTGAGRGTGRTLALAFAERGAHVVVSARDPAAAGRTADLIARDGAGTAEAFRCDLADPDSVRGFAAALAERTDRIDVLVNNGAGFLPGVELGDASDDEIVDTIAGAATGTVLLTRHLLPLLRASERPDIVNLVSASAEVGNHRLAAHPAYYAAKHAQAGFAGILSHRLRAEGIRVISLYPPDFVPDGPRGPGDPLTARSVVECVLFAVGQPRDCFIREFHFEFVGESDVAQSGPSGP; translated from the coding sequence ATGATCTCGAACGGACTGCGGGTCGTCGTCACCGGCGCGGGCCGGGGCACCGGCCGTACCCTGGCACTGGCGTTCGCCGAGCGCGGCGCGCACGTCGTCGTCTCGGCCCGGGATCCGGCGGCGGCCGGCCGCACCGCGGACCTGATCGCCCGGGACGGTGCCGGCACCGCCGAGGCGTTCCGCTGCGACCTGGCCGACCCCGATTCGGTACGCGGCTTCGCGGCGGCGCTGGCCGAGCGGACCGACCGGATCGACGTCCTGGTCAACAACGGCGCCGGCTTTCTGCCCGGGGTGGAACTCGGCGACGCCTCCGACGACGAGATCGTCGACACCATCGCCGGAGCCGCGACCGGTACGGTGCTGCTCACCCGGCACCTGCTGCCGCTGCTGCGCGCCTCGGAGCGGCCGGACATCGTCAACCTCGTCTCCGCCTCCGCCGAGGTCGGCAACCACCGCCTGGCGGCGCATCCGGCGTACTACGCCGCCAAGCACGCCCAGGCCGGGTTCGCCGGCATCCTGTCGCACCGGCTGCGCGCCGAGGGGATCCGGGTGATCTCGCTCTATCCGCCGGACTTCGTGCCGGACGGGCCGCGCGGGCCGGGTGACCCGCTCACCGCCCGGTCGGTGGTGGAGTGTGTGCTCTTCGCGGTGGGGCAGCCCCGGGACTGTTTCATCCGGGAGTTCCACTTCGAGTTCGTCGGGGAGTCCGACGTCGCGCAGTCGGGGCCGAGCGGACCGTAG
- a CDS encoding tetratricopeptide repeat protein, with amino-acid sequence MAHRSTGPVFDQPPLDVSGVRTLPDLATVLRALRRRHARQRRDGELTYRELAARTGWSTAAVAEYLTGRTLPPTDRFDVLVGLLGATPVEQGMLATARDRVAEQHRRAPRRTARTGHRSVPRQLPADVFAFMGRDEQLAHLDAILAGPAPNAVVISAVSGTAGVGKTALAVHWAHRVADRFPDGQLYVNLRGYDPEQPMPPTDALARLLASLRVTGAEIPIDVEERAARYRTQLAGRRMLIVLDNAATVEQVRPLLPGTPSCAVVVTSRDRLAGLVARDGARRVDLDLLSLPDAVALLSHLVGARAEAEPEAVASLANLCARLPLALRVAAERAAAHPGATLAELTAELADRQRRLELMDADGDPRAAVTAVFSWSVQHLPPPVARTFRLLGLHPGADFEEYATAALTGTEPAAARADLEVLARAHLLHPVPTGRYGMHDLLRAYAVRLATSHESDADRRAALGRLFDAYLGTVRVATELLDLTDPRPAPRVDAPANPGRPLATPEAARAWLDTELPNLAAVATQSGTGGWPGHAVALSALLYRYLDGGHYADALTIHGQAYQAAESTGDRSGQAHALLGLGVTHLHLCRYERAVDHLRRALAVARRAGDRTQRARVLTVLGNLERLRGRPEPAAGYLRRAMDLAEATGDDVQQALVLSNLGTVDAQQGRYEAAAGHFARAAALAHRAGNRLGEATALTNLGLAEQRLDRHRSAADHLGRALAVFRQLGHRQGQANALDNLGSVHLSLGQPHRAVEYFTEALGLCREIDDREVRAWVLNGLGAAARATGRPADAVAHHTEALGIAAEIGAREPQARAHTGLGHAHRDLGDLPRARRHLAQALTGYTELDSLEAEHVRTALAALSDEDG; translated from the coding sequence ATGGCGCACCGCTCGACCGGGCCGGTCTTCGACCAGCCGCCACTCGACGTGTCCGGGGTGCGGACGCTGCCCGACCTGGCCACGGTGCTGCGGGCACTGCGCCGCCGGCACGCACGCCAGCGCCGGGACGGCGAACTCACCTACCGCGAACTCGCCGCCCGGACCGGCTGGTCGACGGCGGCGGTGGCGGAGTATTTGACCGGCCGGACCCTGCCGCCCACCGACCGGTTCGACGTCCTGGTCGGACTCCTCGGCGCCACCCCGGTGGAGCAGGGGATGCTGGCCACCGCCCGGGACCGGGTCGCCGAACAGCACCGCCGGGCCCCGCGCCGGACCGCCAGGACGGGCCACCGGTCGGTACCCCGGCAGTTGCCGGCGGACGTCTTCGCCTTCATGGGCCGGGACGAGCAGTTGGCCCACCTCGACGCCATCCTCGCCGGCCCGGCACCGAACGCGGTGGTGATCTCGGCGGTCTCCGGTACCGCCGGAGTCGGCAAGACCGCGCTGGCCGTGCACTGGGCGCACCGGGTGGCCGACCGCTTCCCCGACGGCCAGCTCTACGTCAACCTGCGCGGCTACGACCCGGAGCAGCCGATGCCGCCCACCGACGCGCTGGCCCGGCTGCTGGCCTCGTTGCGGGTGACCGGGGCGGAGATACCGATCGATGTCGAGGAGCGGGCCGCCCGCTACCGCACCCAGTTGGCGGGCCGGCGGATGCTGATCGTGCTGGACAACGCGGCAACCGTCGAGCAGGTCCGGCCGCTGCTGCCCGGTACCCCGTCCTGCGCGGTCGTGGTGACCAGCCGGGACCGGCTGGCCGGCCTGGTGGCCCGGGACGGCGCCCGCCGGGTCGACCTCGACCTGCTGTCGCTGCCCGACGCGGTCGCGCTGCTGAGCCATCTGGTCGGGGCGCGGGCCGAGGCCGAGCCGGAGGCGGTCGCCAGCCTGGCGAACCTCTGCGCCCGGCTGCCGCTGGCGTTGCGGGTCGCCGCCGAGCGGGCCGCCGCGCATCCGGGCGCCACCCTGGCCGAGCTGACCGCCGAGCTGGCCGACCGGCAGCGCCGGCTGGAGCTGATGGACGCCGACGGCGACCCCCGGGCCGCCGTCACCGCCGTCTTCTCCTGGTCGGTGCAACACCTGCCGCCGCCGGTGGCCCGCACGTTCCGGCTGCTGGGCCTGCATCCGGGCGCGGATTTCGAGGAGTACGCCACCGCCGCGCTGACCGGCACCGAGCCGGCGGCGGCCCGCGCCGACCTGGAGGTGCTGGCCCGGGCCCACCTGCTGCATCCCGTCCCGACTGGCCGGTACGGCATGCACGACCTGCTGCGCGCCTACGCCGTCCGGCTCGCCACCAGCCACGAGTCCGACGCCGACCGGCGGGCCGCGCTGGGCCGGCTCTTCGACGCCTACCTCGGTACGGTCCGGGTCGCGACCGAGCTGCTCGACCTGACCGACCCGCGTCCCGCGCCCCGGGTCGACGCGCCGGCCAACCCGGGCCGGCCACTGGCGACCCCCGAGGCGGCCCGGGCGTGGCTCGACACCGAACTGCCCAACCTGGCGGCGGTCGCCACGCAGAGCGGCACCGGCGGTTGGCCCGGGCACGCCGTCGCGCTGTCGGCCCTGCTCTACCGCTACCTCGACGGCGGCCACTACGCGGACGCGCTGACCATCCACGGTCAGGCGTACCAGGCCGCCGAGTCGACCGGTGACCGGTCCGGCCAGGCGCACGCGCTGCTCGGCCTCGGCGTGACGCACCTGCACCTGTGCCGGTACGAGCGGGCCGTCGACCATCTCCGGCGGGCGCTGGCGGTGGCGCGGCGGGCCGGTGACCGTACCCAGCGGGCGCGGGTGTTGACCGTCCTCGGCAACCTCGAACGGCTCCGGGGACGGCCCGAACCGGCCGCCGGCTACCTCCGGCGGGCGATGGACCTCGCCGAGGCGACCGGCGACGACGTCCAGCAGGCGCTGGTGTTGAGCAACCTCGGCACCGTCGACGCGCAGCAGGGCCGCTACGAGGCCGCGGCCGGCCACTTCGCCCGGGCCGCGGCACTGGCCCACCGGGCCGGTAACCGGCTCGGCGAGGCGACGGCGTTGACCAATCTCGGGCTGGCGGAGCAGCGGCTGGACCGGCACCGGTCGGCGGCCGACCATCTCGGGCGGGCCCTGGCCGTGTTCCGGCAGCTCGGTCACCGGCAGGGGCAGGCCAACGCGCTGGACAACCTCGGCAGCGTGCACCTGAGCCTGGGGCAGCCGCACCGGGCCGTCGAGTACTTCACCGAGGCGCTGGGGCTGTGCCGCGAGATCGACGACCGGGAGGTACGGGCCTGGGTGCTCAACGGTCTCGGTGCGGCCGCCCGCGCCACCGGCCGCCCCGCCGACGCCGTCGCTCACCACACCGAGGCGCTCGGCATCGCCGCCGAGATCGGCGCCCGGGAGCCGCAGGCCCGGGCACACACAGGCCTCGGACACGCCCACCGGGACCTCGGTGACCTGCCCCGGGCGCGGCGGCACCTGGCACAGGCGCTGACCGGCTACACCGAGCTGGACTCGCTGGAGGCCGAGCACGTCCGCACCGCGCTCGCCGCGCTCTCCGACGAGGACGGCTGA